The following proteins are co-located in the Shouchella hunanensis genome:
- a CDS encoding ABC transporter permease: MYRLIKLELKKHKIGWYIKGTLIANASILAMLYFFTVIEKLENDVIFQTSDEFFMFTGVLIRGTFIIFASVLITKIVIDEFKHRTSLVLFSYPINRKKLIAAKLVLIFSLTFIMMTLSTLFIVASFTGLNAFIGFSANLHVTQEQLLQELLRLIGFNVAAAGTSLVPLYFGMRHFSTPATILSAVLIVIVTSSSLGPQFSLINIFYIPLALAFIGLIIACVSIQTINRLELNEPV; the protein is encoded by the coding sequence ATGTATCGTTTAATAAAGCTTGAATTGAAAAAACATAAAATCGGTTGGTATATAAAAGGAACGCTCATTGCGAATGCAAGTATTCTTGCCATGCTCTATTTCTTCACTGTTATTGAAAAACTTGAAAACGACGTTATTTTCCAAACAAGTGATGAATTTTTTATGTTCACCGGCGTGTTAATTAGAGGAACATTTATTATCTTTGCATCCGTTCTTATCACTAAGATCGTCATTGATGAATTTAAACATCGAACCAGTCTCGTTTTATTCTCGTACCCAATCAACCGAAAGAAACTAATAGCCGCCAAACTTGTTCTTATTTTTAGCTTAACCTTCATAATGATGACACTTTCGACGCTGTTTATTGTAGCGAGCTTTACTGGACTCAATGCGTTCATTGGCTTTTCTGCCAACTTACACGTTACTCAGGAACAACTTTTACAAGAATTACTACGTTTAATTGGTTTTAACGTAGCAGCAGCTGGTACGTCTCTCGTTCCTCTTTACTTTGGGATGCGTCATTTTTCAACGCCTGCTACCATCCTTTCCGCGGTTCTAATCGTGATCGTTACAAGTTCTTCTTTAGGACCCCAATTCTCTTTAATTAACATCTTTTACATCCCATTAGCGCTAGCATTCATTGGGTTGATCATCGCATGCGTATCTATACAAACGATTAATCGTTTAGAATTAAATGAACCTGTATGA